The genome window CAACTCTTTCTGAGTCTGTGATTGTAAGAATGGATTCTGTAAAGGGGAAAGGGAAGAAATCTGTGATGCTCAAGGCATGGGAGAGATGGCAATCCATATGTCCCAGAGCCAAGAAATCAATATTACTGATCATCCCATTTAGCCCTTCAAAAACATCAGAAGTTGGTAAGCCTAAAAAAAAGTCCCCAATGCCTCCCAAAGGCTACTTCCCAGTCTATGTCGGAGCCCAGAAACAACGGTTCGTGATCAAGACCCAGCTCGCCAAGCACCCACTATTCAAGACGCTGCTAGAGGAAGCTGAATTGGAATATGGGTACAGTAATGGAGGCCCTGTGTTGCTTCCATGCGATGTTGATACCTTCTACGAAGTGTTGGTACAAATGGAGAGTGGTGGGGCTCAAGAGAGTAGTTCCCGTGGCGGCACGTTTAGCTTCCTGAGCCCATCTCCTCGTCCGGGCTGCGGCGAAATGGCCGAGGGTTATGGCCACTACAGCCTGCTCAGTCCATCTCGGATGGTTAGGTGAATTGAGCATCGACTGATTCCACAAGGTCTGATGAGCTTTCCTCAGTAACCCCACATGCCATTGCTTCGATGCCATGCAGCGCCTTCATACTCCCTACGGAAAAGTCAGCTGAGTCGAAAAGGTGAAAGCACGCAGGGACGAAGCTGGTGGGGATTTGCCGGCCGGTTGTGCTTTTCCCAAGGCTTATGGTTTCTATAGCCTTCATGTTTGTGAATATCGATCTTTTGCGATTATGTGAGGAGTGTTGGCCTGCAACCTTTGTACTATGAAAGTTGTAGACATTCCCATGAAAGAAAAACTCTCCTTTCAAAATCCTCCCAccattaaaactaattaattcaaagctgagacaaaaagaaagaaaaatatgtgtacacaatggttttttttggAAGTGCATGGTAATGCAAATTTATCGATCTTGGATAGTTGCAGGTGTTTCAAATCTATGTTAGAAAAGCATTAACCATCTCTTCATAAAAATCAAGTGGTAGCAAATAAGGTAGGTCGAATCGTTTATGAAATTTGatatcatcatcaccatcagaATAACACATCACAGGCTGAAAACCAGCCTTGTTGTACTCCAAAATTTCCTCGCCTCTGGTTTTTCGATTGAAGTTAGACTATTTCATCTAAGAACAAGTTAGTTAATAGAACAGAGtagttaaatcttttaaaatcttCTTAATCTTTACGGCATCTTCTAAAATACTTCCCAGTAGATGAGGCTATCGATCTCTGAATTTTCATATGTCAAACAAAGGAATAAATCAAACAGAAGATTCCACTGTCCTCCCTTTTTCAAATGATCATTTTCATGATCACCAAACACAAATTTTCACCCAAAGAGACTTTTAAAATCCATTTCTGTTCATGAAATCTTAAAGAATTTTAAGTTCGCATTCATTCAAGTCAACACTTCtcttcggtttttttttttttttttgccgaATAAGAACTGGCGGTGTCTTTTCTTGATTCTTCAGTTCTTCCTCACTTTCTTTTGGATAAGAAAGGCGTTAAGTCTTCGTTGTTTCTTGACTTTGAATATGAGAATTAGGGATCTTTGACCATTTTCTccgtttctttctttcttttttgtgggTAGAGTTGATTCTAGTTTAATTAATGCCTTAACCCCAATGTGAAACAGCCGGGAATTATTATTAACTGAACGTCTAGGACTTGGCGTcaagacaaataaataattgagaAGTTAAAATATTCCAATTAGTCTCCATTAATTGGCTTGCATGGGGTTACGtgggaaatttgaaatttgaattaatttatctgaaatttgtattaatttatCTGAAATTAATGATGGAGATTCTATGATATAgagattaatttatatattaaaatatagtttAAGTTAACTAATAagcttttatttaattcttatatataACTTTCTAATATGTAAATGTTAgtctaattatatatatatatatatatgagtgtGACACAAACTTTGAATTTGGGTACgttctaaaatattaataaaagattTAATCTTGGGTATAttgaatattaattaattttaaattaagatgATAAAAGTCCAACCTAAAAATTGGTATTAGATACAACCATCAATCATGGGAGTTGAAATTCTCACAAGACAtaagtttttcaataatttattaatgGAATAAcctattttctaatattattaaACCTTTTATTGTttataccaaaaaataaaaaaagtcacaTGAGAGAAGGTGGTCACCCAAGAGGGAGTTTTGCtcagattttcatttttgagtttcactaacaaattaattaacatGTTTTATAGCCTTAAgtagaaattcaaaattttgtttttaataataaaattcatttacattatgtttggttccataaaatttaagggaaaatatgagaaaaataaaataaaaaataaagttaaagttattaaattatttttacaatttctaattaattgtaattttttataaaaaaaaaattctatatgacaaccaaatatgataaaatcatttttcgtaatttttttcatttctttagtACTTTACAGGatccaaatataaccttaataactaaaatatgaaaaataattgaaattatatatttatctataatGCAAAGGTTTTTAGAGTGTTTTTGtatctttttaattattccTCACAAATTCTCCACAAAAAAACACCTTAATTTTATTCTAGAAAATTAGcatattttacaataatttttcaaaaataatactaatattagaaaaatattattaataagcAATAACCACATATTCAGACATCACCTCCTAACCAAagctttttttttcactctttcatATACTATACTAGATATTACacttaaaaaaatgttcaatATTAACTAATTTAATCCATAATTATGATATCACATATTGGTTAAGGGGAAAAGTTTAAGACATTAATAGCCTTCTTTTTTAACCGTAAGCCATGTTTCAAAACCGTGAAAGTCTAATAAACTCAAAACAAATTGTAATAcccaaaacccaatttaggggtaaaatcataatttgaaaattattaattaattaaagtaatttaataagggtaaaaacatatttttgtatttaaaacccttaaatataaattagatatttcatatcttttctATTCAGAAAACCCTTTTACACAGATATTAAAAAGATCAGAGAGCATAGGGGTAAAGATTTGAAGGTGTAggatttgaaaatcaatttttcaggtaagatttttaatccttaaattaatattttatatttattaattagttttgaacactttagatattatttggaatatctcaattttgattagggttcatttaattaatttctaggtcaaaaagattaaaaattttataaacataGTTTGAATTACATAAAATTTGTGAGTATGGAGGTtaaaagttttgactttagagaggaaaaaaaaatgatgaaagatgcCTAAGAAGGATTTggcatgttgaaaaaaaaaaaaagaatttcatgagtatttgttaagttttagtatgagatttaaataatactaataatagtttaatgcaaataaatattcttaaaagattaaatttagataagttagaaaaaaaattattatttaggaagttgaaaataatatttgatggtaataatattaatatgaaaaattaattaggatccataatactaaataaaatatttttaagattgtcaaatttgtatatttagataaataactaataatcaatattgtgtataatattatattaggtGATAAGTAAATTCGtcaagctaaatacttcaagtttttgaGTACTTCTtcgaggtaagggaaattaatgcagatttttataaaagaaaataattttctttttatattgtattttgaaatgtgtaaaaatattatttttatcttttcgcatggatcaaatatgtgttttgcaTGGAAAACctttttgagaattttctttgtttatttatgaaaagtgaaaaattaaggagatatgatattttgttttgtaagtttgaattaatgaaataaagtgttcgACTTTGGATTATATGGTCCCAGTCAAcgagttataattgttgacatcttcagccctaatcaacgggttataatagttgatattatatgaccctaaacatattataatagttgaccttatggctctagtcaacgggttataattattgacatttggttttgttcactttaaattgaacaaatttgaaactagttactcaattgtgaagtcccacctaattggacACCATTTGTCATGCgataaccagagtaaagatattttgaatgtatttgatttggttttgatgagaaattgttttgaaatggatacgagaaagttttgttgaaaagtttgaatgtattaatcttttgaactcaaaagtttttatgaaaataagtatatgttatatctctaatttgcaagcatgattgaaaatgttttattcaTGAAACTGCattgatgttccttattgagTTTTAAACTCATGCCCTTTCgttaataatttttcaagtactCTCAGTTTAGGTGAGGAGTGATGACTAGGTTggggaatttttctttgttaagattttggttcaaactttattttgaacattgtttagatgttaaattttaattcatgtttaaattatttgaattttgagttatttggacaataacactttggtttatacattattttttttttaaaattgatactTGGAAATTTCAGATGAATTTTATCCTACTACTCTGAacatgaatttggtaattggtaatttCCAATTACAAAACGAATGTTTATGTTTGTTTTAACTTTGAGCCTTTAGGCTTAAGGTGTGAAATGATCGTCATGCTCTTAGAGTGGGTTTTAGGGCGTAACACAAATACTATCTATGGATGAGGAAGCGGGTCATTACAATTACAATAAGTATGAATTCCATTTCCCAATCAAAATAATAGGATACATTTAAACTCTGAAATCACATGATATTATTATCAGCAAATACAGAACAAACTTCTCAATTGAATAATAAACAacatcaaagagaaaaaaaatttgataggaCAGACACTGGAACCTCCAcataaattcaaagaaaatgagCACAGAGAAGAAACAGGGGACACAATTGCACTTCTACAGCCTTTGATTCAGAGTCACCATCCTCTCCTTTTGAATTGATTTATATTCATTAGGATTTGGAGGCATGTAGTCCATCAGGGTTTCAGTtgtttgaagaataaaaaaaccaGAAAGAACCTCCATGAAAACCAGCACCAGACCACTGGTTTCTAGAACTGCATCAGTTCTTCAAACACCTTCATAGCTGAAGCTGGCAAACCCAGAAGCACATTTAtgcttttcctttcttttccatgAGATAAGAACAGAATCACTTCCTTCTCCGGCAAGGCCACCGGCCCTGACAAAATGGGCTCCCCCCATCCGAAGTCTGTGGTATGGAAAGACAGCCTAGACCAAGTAGTAACGAGGAGTGTCGCAGCAAGAGAAGGCCTGGCTCTTGTGATCTCGAAATAGTCTATGGCTGACCTCATGAAGCTGTCTGTCACCATCTTAACTGCCTCCTGAACCAGCCCTACTGCAAATGAAAGTGGGTTCTCCAGCAGCTCACCTGCGCTGCAGAGAGAATTTGTCAACACAATCCCATTCCCACAGTAGCCTGTCGGTATTGGTGGCTGGAATCTGGACCGTCCGTCGACAGCAAAGAGGAGCTTCGTCTGTTGCTCGGGCTTCATGCCCAAGGCCTTGCTGCGAGCCCTCCAGACAAAGGCGGAGAGGGCTTCAAATGTAGTGCACTTGGGGAGAACCCCGTCTTCCATGGCTATCATCTTGAGTTGATCAAGCTTTTCAGGGTCGAAACAGAAGGATCTGTAGAGCATTTCCTCCTCATAAAGCTTCATGGTGTTTGATACATCCTCAATTTCAGCGAATTCATGATGGGGGAACTCTATCTTGGGTGGGTTTCTAGCTCTGAGTATGCTCCTGTCCAGGAATGGAGGCACCTTCAGGGGCAAGCCTCTGGCAGTTTCCCCCCATGAGTTCACAAATTCCATGGCACCAAGCCCATCAAATATACAGTGATTCATACATAGCCCAAGAACAAATCCTCCACACTTGAACTTAGTCAcctgaaaacataaacttatcAGCCTTAAACTGTCTCAGAATCAATAGAATAAATCATCAAGAACATTAGTTCATATTTTGAGTTCAGAGCTACAAACCTGAGCAACAAGAGGAGGTGTCTCCAGTATGTTCCTAGCACCAGGAATATCATAAACAAGCTTCCCAAGAGTCACGGGGTCGGGTTTTGTTATGTCGCCGATCTCTTCTACAGCACAATTAGCTTCAGCCTCGACAAAAACAGCACCTTCCCCGGTACAATCCACAATCAGTTTACCCTCTGAGCTGATCGTTAGCCTCCCAGCAAGGGGGTAGTAGTGAACAAGAACCTTTGATAAGGCATCCTTGATGATTTCTGCAGCTCTCTCATTGCCTTTGGCCTCAGATTTAAAGCAGTAAATAGTTCGAACAATCACTGCAATGTTCTGGTCGAGGTTGGAGAGGAAGTAGAGACCCTTCTCTGTGTCCTCTGCCGGAGGAACCAAGGTTGGTTCCTCTTGCTTAACACTAAGTTCAAACACACCATTGCTGCTAGCCTTTGCCATTAGAATGCAGTCTCCAAGAtcagagaacaaaaaaaacctaaggaaaaaaaaaaaaaaaggttaacaAAGATGAGCTAAAAAACAGATTTTTAGAAGCAGAATTCTGAGAATTCTGTAAGAAACATACCTGCAGAGTGGGAAGATTGAATCAGAGACAAATGGGGTTCTTACTGAAATGAGGTGGGTTGCATATTTCTTTGGGAATGAAGCAGAGGGGATATATATAGAAAGAGCAAGGCAACATTGTTTGAGAATTTTCTGCTTTGATTATTGAAATGTACAGACAAAAAGGACAGGTGGGGGTACCTGATTGGAGACGTTCATACGCAAAGGGGTTTCAGTGGAGGAGGGCCTAcagtaagagaaaaaaatgttgttttttttcttcttttttgagTCTGATTTTGGGCATGGTCTTCAGCAGACTCTGCTAATGCCAGATGGATGGGAGTAGGCTACTGGCCGAAAACCAACACATGACCAGTCAATAAGTCTGGCGTGGGAGAGAAGAGACTGTGGGGTTTGGTTGGTGGGGTTGGCCTCCAAAATTTGGTTTATTCTCCacatttaaaaaccaaatatccttctttctctatcatttttccataaaataaaTTGGCATCTTTAGGAGCTTAAATGAAAATCTAAAAGTTTATATAACCTATCTAAtccaattaaaactaaataaatcaCTTAAATTGTCAAAACCTTATAAAGCTATATTcaatttagaaataattgaaattaatttagtcgattcaatttttagtttttttgccTATTGATCagtaaaaatgattaaaaatcgAATCAAATCAACATTACAAGacacatttttttatgatttatgatTGTTTATTATGTATATTCAATTAGACCTAAAtaggttttaaattatttttagaacgTATTTAAGTTTAATGTATAAATTAGTTTTCATCTAATTAAATCAAACCaatattaaataagtttgaTTTAGAGCGTTTTTATTTAGaagtttaatttttctttcaaaactcAACTTAATATACCTCACTtaaattattacattttaaaaatatatattgaaaaaataatttttaaatggaaGTTGACGttggaaaaaaacaaatttaagttgAAAAGATTGAAGCtatcttttaattattgtagattttaaattatttttctaacaaccatttctaataaatatttaaaaaaaactgacAATCAAGAGAGGGTGAagtaaattactattttttgggGGTGGTGGGGGGGACACTGCAAAAGACAGAAGGGAAAGAAAAGATTAAGACAGAAAACGGTTGAAACTTTGCAATCAACCAGAGGTGGGAAAAGCAGAGGAGGGTTTAAGATTTCCCCTCAAATTTCTTCCATTAGTTAAACAAGAAATACTAACAATGATTTTTCACCAACCGTTCTTACTTTTTAAGAAGTCTTaacacaaaattcaaaatccagACAGACTCACGAGTAGGCATTGGGCAATGATTACAGCCACGttgatttattcttttttattttattttgttttaaggggaaaattacaaaaaaaaaaaaaaaaaaaaaaaacctaatgaCTAATTCCAACCAAAATATAAATGTACGTTTAAGaacaaattttattaagttttaattttaaaatacaattgatgaattttttataataaatttttttttaagaatttactTTAAAGTCTAAAGTGAGGatggtttttaaaacaaaattgttttatttatttattttaataatattttgactaatgattaaaaatataaaggatatttcaaaaaatatttatacggTATTAAAATCTCTTTTTTCGCTCTTCGTCGTACCTCAACCAAACAATCCTAATTTAGTCATTTATTGTACGCGTGTTAAGAAGGGTGGGTATGAATGTATGATGAATTAGAAGTTTCTTCCTAAATCTCTTTTCTTAATTCCTATGAAAAAGGACGTGGTTTTTCCTGCATATCAAGAATTGAGATGAACACATCTCGCATTGGGCATGTTTGTTTGCCTTTTCTTGGGGAAAAGTAAGCCTTAGCAACTGTgtttgaaaacaacttttctctccaaaaaaaaatacacatttaataataataaaaaacaatttttatttttgaaaataatttatttgaagtaaattaCACAACCaagcttatttttttattctttcaaaaaaaataagaaaacatgtttaaaaagccacatttgataatcaaaaaataaaaaaactattttctattctttaaaatttaaaaaaaaaaaatcttaaaaccatttatatacaaattattttagaaaataactacataaaaatataaataatcactaaaaataaaatactccatataaaaattattttaaaatataaaaaatacatgaaaaacatttcaaattctcaaaaatacaTTTccactagtttttaaaaattattctcaaaaactattgttttaaaattattttaaaaaataattatctaaaagAGGTTGATAGCCATTGTaaaaaaccatattttaaaactcaaaaaacaaGTGAGATGAACACATCTGGCACTGGACATGTTTCTTTCTTACGAAAGGAGTATCAAAGCTGGCACATCATTTGGTTGACTgggtatatttttatattacacCCCATGTGGCAAAAGGAAGCATATCTTCACTAGGACTAATCTTTTCAGCTCAAAAAATTCAAGTACATAAAATCAGCAAACCAACATATCTACTCCCACCTAATTCAGATCTGAATATAAACACCAAATCCAAACTGATTTTCTAAATTCAGCAGAACAAATTGCAAAATCCATTTTTTCGAAAAAGCTTTTAAAATCCAAGCAACATTTTCAACTTCCTGATTCAAAAAAGATATCCTGGGCAGCTGGAAACTCATAAAGTCAATGAGGAAAGGCAAAAGGAGTCGACTATGAGTAGATTGGCAAGgcaacaagaaataaaatattaaaatatataaccaacaaatgagaattaaggtcAGCTTTGAGGGTGACTAGCAAGATGTATATGGTACAAATAAATCCTTGCTGGGAGGTTTTGTCCCTGAAAGGTAAAGATATCCAAATTGCAACTCTACTCTACGGTCTATGGGAACTGCTGCTGAAACCTCTGTACATAGGAGATCTACCAGAGTAAGTCCACTACATACCTTTAAGTATATTGTTATGATGTTTCTCCAACCCAGCTGAATGAGCTAAGCCTCATCATCCCCATCTCCATCCCCGTCTCCTTCCCCATCCTTGTCATCTGCATCATTTCCAGCTTCAGCGTTTTCCTCGGCTTCctcctcttcatcttcatcatcactcATGCTGTTTATTACATCTGTAATTATAGCCTTCACCTCTGTCTTTCTATGCATTAGATCCAAGTCAAAGTGGGTACCTAAATCAGCCACATTCGACAAGAGGTCGAGTTAAATTAAAATTACCACAAATTTTTAGCATGATAAATCGAAAACTGAGCCTTACCAAGTTGCCTGAGAATATCTGATAAAGTTGCCTGCATTGGGACAAAGAAGTGAAACTTTGAGAATGATAACTACAGGAAACCTGACCATTAGAAAACAGTGCAATGCCTGGATAAGAGGGCACTACTTACAGTATTAAAGTCTACTTGCTTCAGAATATCTACTACTACTGCATGCATTTCTTCTCTGCTGGGTTCTGGCTTTGCCTTCTTGCTAGTTTTGCCTTTTCCTGATTCCAACAGATTCAATATGATAATTAAGAATTAAGTGGTAATGAAACACACTTGAACAAATTATGGTAAGGTGCCTCtaagcaaaataaaatagagaaggCAAAATACTGATAAGCCCCTAAACTTCAAAGAATATTCCATTTGACAACTACTTATATATCTTGAAAACCCAACATTGGCTTTTATAGTTACATGCATGGAGGATGCATCTAAGGTTGCTAACAGTGAAAGCATAGAACATGATGAATTCAAGCAAAAGTGTATGTATTAGAGTCCTCAAAACATAAACAGAAGGTCCATACCTAGATCCTTTGATGAAACCTTTTCTGTCGCCCTGCTTGATCGTTTTTTACTAGCAGTTTTTTCCTTGGCAGGATCACTTTGATCCTTCTGGCTTTCCTTTTCAGCCTTTCTCTTTTTAGCTGAAGATTCCTTGGATTTAGGAGCAACAGAAGTATCATCAGCATCAGCTTTTTTGGAAGTTGAACTAGAagatttttttgtcaattttgcAGGGCTTTTCACAGATCTTGAAGCAGAGGCCTTCTTGCCCCTGTGTTTAGCCCCTGAATCCTCCTTTACACTCTTTCTAGATGAAgcttttttagttgttttctgttccttcttctcctcttcctcttcctcagATTTAGTCTCCTCTTGATCACTCTGTTCTTTCATAGCTGTATCATTGTCCTCCACTTCATCTGAATCATCTCTGCTCGCTGAAGCTTCAACTTCATCTTCTCCCTCCACTTCAGATGAAGGCCTTTGCTTATCCCCAACTGAAGTTTGTTTTCGTTTCTAGGTTGAGAAAAGAATCAGcaaaaaatgagtcaaataaaGACAAACTACAAAACTTGTTATGAGTAATGACCATCAACTAAGATATCATCTCCTTGTTTCCGAAGGATAGAAATTGGACCCAATTACAAAAGTGTCTGTATGTATGGGAGTTATGCACAACCAAAAAAGAGAGATAAATGCCACACCATGAATGCAAAAAAATTTCAGGAGGCCATGTTTATTATAAATCTTGGCACAACCCTGTTTCTTAATGGCCAATGGCAAATAATTGTATTTGGATAAAATACAAGATTGATAA of Vitis vinifera cultivar Pinot Noir 40024 chromosome 17, ASM3070453v1 contains these proteins:
- the LOC100268140 gene encoding auxin-responsive protein SAUR71 — encoded protein: MDSVKGKGKKSVMLKAWERWQSICPRAKKSILLIIPFSPSKTSEVGKPKKKSPMPPKGYFPVYVGAQKQRFVIKTQLAKHPLFKTLLEEAELEYGYSNGGPVLLPCDVDTFYEVLVQMESGGAQESSSRGGTFSFLSPSPRPGCGEMAEGYGHYSLLSPSRMVR
- the LOC100854389 gene encoding omega-hydroxypalmitate O-feruloyl transferase, yielding MAKASSNGVFELSVKQEEPTLVPPAEDTEKGLYFLSNLDQNIAVIVRTIYCFKSEAKGNERAAEIIKDALSKVLVHYYPLAGRLTISSEGKLIVDCTGEGAVFVEAEANCAVEEIGDITKPDPVTLGKLVYDIPGARNILETPPLVAQVTKFKCGGFVLGLCMNHCIFDGLGAMEFVNSWGETARGLPLKVPPFLDRSILRARNPPKIEFPHHEFAEIEDVSNTMKLYEEEMLYRSFCFDPEKLDQLKMIAMEDGVLPKCTTFEALSAFVWRARSKALGMKPEQQTKLLFAVDGRSRFQPPIPTGYCGNGIVLTNSLCSAGELLENPLSFAVGLVQEAVKMVTDSFMRSAIDYFEITRARPSLAATLLVTTWSRLSFHTTDFGWGEPILSGPVALPEKEVILFLSHGKERKSINVLLGLPASAMKVFEELMQF